In Pseudoxanthomonas sp. SE1, the genomic stretch GTCGTTCGTGAAGACCTGTGCGTTGAGCGCGCCATCCACGGCCCGTTCGATGCAGTCGGCTTCCTCGTGCAGGCCCAGGGAATGCCGCAACAGCAGCGCGCAGCTCAGGATGGTCGCGTAGGGATTGGCGACGCCCTTGCCGGCGATGTCGGGCGCGGACCCGTGGATGGGTTCGTACAGGCCGACCTTGCCGTCGCCCAGCGAGGCGGAGGGCAGCAGGCCCAGCGAACCCGCCAGCATCGAAGCCTCGTCGGTCAGGATGTCACCGAACATGTTCTCGGTGACGATCACGTCGTACTCGCGCGGCTTCGCGAGCAGGTGCATCGCCATCGAGTCGACCAGCTGGTGCTCCAGCTTCACGTCCGGGAATTCCTCCTGGCCGATCCGCGTGGCCACGTCGCGCCACAGGCGCGAGGTTTCCAGCACGTTGGCCTTGTCCACCGATACCAGCTGGCTGCGGCGCTGGCGCGCCAGCTTGAAGGCGCTGCGCACCACGCGCTCGATCTCGGTCACGCTGTAGCTGCACAGGTCGCTGGCACCGCGCGCGTCGCGGGTCTTCTCGCCGAAATAGATGCCGCCGGTCAGTTCGCGCACCACCACGATGTCCACGCCGGTCAGCAGGTGCGGCTTGATCGGCGAGGCGTTCAGCGCGGCCGGATGCGGGCGCACCGGGCGCAGGTTGGCGAACAGGCCCAGGCCCTTGCGCAGCGCCAGCAGACCCTGCTCGGGGCGCACCTTCGCGTTCGGGTCCGACCACTTCGGGCCGCCCACGGCGCCCAGCAGCACGGCATTCGCCTGCTGGCAGCCCTGCAGCGTGGCCTGCGGCAGCGGTTCACCGTGGCGATCGATGGCGATGCCGCCGATGTCGTATTCGTGGAAGTCGAACGTGTGGCCGTGGCGGCGCGCCAGTGCGCGCAGCACGGTGACGGCGGCGGCGGTGACTTCCGGGCCGATGCCGTCACCCGGCAGGAGAGCGATGTCAGCGTGCATGGCGGGTGGCCTCGTAGTGTTCGATGTCGGGGTGGCGGGCCAGCAGGTAGCCCAGTTCGTCCACGCCTTCCAGCAGGCAGGTCTGCGCGAAGGCATCCAGCGGGAACGTGAAGACCGAGCCGTCGGGCGCGCGCAACGCCTTGCTCGCGATGTCGACCACCAGCTCATCGTCCGGCCTCTGCATCAGCGACTGCACGATTTCCTCCGGCAGCACGACCGGCACCAGGCCGTTCTTCAGGCTGTTGTTGCGGAAGATGTCGGCGATCTCGCTGCTGACGATGGCGCGCAGGCCGAGGTCGGTCAGCGCCCAGGGCGCATGTTCGCGCGACGAACCGCAGCCGAAGTTGCGGCCTGCCAGCAGGATGCTGCGCCCGGTGTTCTCCGGCTGGTTGAACGGGAACGCCGGGTTCGGCGAACCATCCGCCTGCCAGCGCCAGTCGTTGAAGGCGTTCTTGCCCAGACCGGCGCGCTCGGTCGTGGACAGGAAGCGTGCCGGGATGATCTGGTCGGTATCGATGTTGGTCTGCGCCAACACCACGCTCTTCGAGCGCAGTTCGCGGAAGCCGGGCATCACGCCACCTCCTTCCGCGCATCGAACAGCGCGCGCGGATCGCTGACGCGCCCGTTCACCGCCGCCCATGCGGCCGTCAATGGCGATGCCAGCAGCGTGCGCGCACCCGGCCCCTGGCGGCCCTCGAAGTTGCGGTTGCTGGTGCTGACGGCCAACTGGCCCGGCGCGACCAGGTCGCCGTTCATCGCGATGCACATCGAGCAGCCCGGCTCACGCCATTCGGCCCCCGCGTCGCGCACGACCTGGTCGATGCCTTCGGCTTCCGCGTCGCGCTTGACGATTTCCGAGCCCGGCACGACCAGCATGCGCACGCCCGCGGCGACCTTGCGGCCGCGCAGCACCTGCGCCACTTCGCGCATGTCGCGCAGGCGGCCGTTGGTGCACGAACCGACGAACACCACGTCGACCGGCGTGCCTTCCAGCGTGTGGCCTGCACTCAGGTGCATGTAGTCCAGGCCTTTCTGCGCGGCCGCATCCGCGGGCGCCGGAATCAGCGCATCCACCGCGATCGCGGTGCCCGGATGCGTGCCCCAGGTCAACGTCGGGCGGATGTCGGCGGCGTCGATGCGCACCTCGGCATCGAACGTGGCGCCGTCCTCGCTACGCAGCGTGGTCCAGTACGCCACGGCGGCGTCGAACGCGTCGCCCTTCGGGCCGCGCGGCGTCTTCGCTACCCAGTCGAACGTGGTCCGGTCCGGCGCCACCATGCCGGCGCGGGCGCCGGCTTCGATCGACATGTTGCACAGGGTCATGCGCTGCTCCATGTCCAGCGCCTCGATGGCACTGCCACGGAACTCGATGACATGGCCGGTGCCGCCGTTGACGCCGATCACGCCGATCACGTGCAGCACGATGTCCTTCGCGCCGACGCCCGGTGCAAGCGCGCCGTCCACGGTGATGGCCATGGTCTTGGGCTTGCGCTGCAGCAGGCATTGCGTGGCCAGCACATGGCCGACTTCACTGGTGCCGATGCCGAACGCCAGCGCGCCGAAGGCGCCATGCGTACTGGTGTGGCTGTCGCCGCAGACGATGGTCATGCCGGGCAGGGTGAAGCCCTGTTCCGGCGCGATGACATGCACGATGCCGCGGTTGGGCGAAGCCATGTCGAACAACTCGATGCCGTGTTCGGCGCAGTTGCGCGCCAGCGTCTCCACCTGCGTTTCGGCGGCCTGCGTGTAGTACGGCAGCTTCCCGTCCGGCCCAGCCGGCAGGGTCGGCGTGGAGTGGTCCATCGTCGCCTTGGTGCGGTCCGGGCGACGCGGTGAGAGCCCGCGCGCGGCCAGCTCGGTGAAGGCCTGCGGCGAGGTGACTTCGTGGATCAGGTGCAGGTCGATGTACAGCACGGCGGGCGCCGCATCGGTCTCGGGGACGACGACGTGGGCGTCCCAGAGTTTGTCGAACAGGGTGCGGGGTGCGGTCATGCGGGGGTTCCGGTGGTTCATGGTGATGTATCGATCAATGCGACGCCTCACTCTCTCGTCGTCATCCCGGCGAAAGCCGGGATCCAAGTTGCTGTTGCCTGACTCGCTGAGCAAGAAGCAAAGAGCACAATGGATTCCGGCTTTCGCCGGAATGACGGTTCAAACTCCCTAGGCGGCCGCTGCTTCCTGCTTCTCTATGCGGCGCTGGCGCAGCAGCCGGTTGGCCACGTCCAGCCAGGCCAGCGCACTGGCCTCAATGATGTCCTTGCTGGTGCCGGTGCCCTCGTACTCTTCGCCGTCGCAGCGCACCGACAGGCTGGCTTCGCCGCGTGCATCGGCGCCGATGCCGACGCTGTGCACCTGGTAGCTCTCCAGCTGCAGTTGCACGCCGGTCGCGGCGGCGAGAGCGCTGAACAACGCATCGACCGGGCCATTGCCCTGTGCGGTTTCGGAGATGCGGTTGCCGTCCGGATCCGACAGCTCGACCAGCGCGTTGGCGCGGCTGCCGACGTCGCTGATCGTCATCGAAGACAGCCGGTAGCCATCGCTGACCGCCGCATCCTGCATCAGCGCCTGCAGATCGGCGTCGCCGACCACGCGCTGCTTCTCGCACAGCGCCTTGAACTGTTCGAACACCAGCTTCAGTTCGTCCTCCTCCAGCCAGTAGCCCAGCGCGCGCAGGCGTTGCTCGACGGCGGCACGGCCGCTGTGGCGGCCCAGCACCATCTGCGACGACGGCCAACCCACGTCCTGCGGCTGCATGATCTCGTAGGTGCCGCGGTGGCGCAGCATGCCGTGCTGGTGGATGCCGGATTCGTGCGCGAACGCATTCGCGCCGACGATGGCCTTGTTGCGCTGGACCGGCATGCCCACCAGGCGCGACAGCAGCTGCGAGGTCGGCACGATGCGGCGCGTATCGATGCGCGTGTCCAGGTTGTAGAAGGCGTTGCGGACCTTCAGCGCCATCACCAGTTCCTCGATCGCGCAGTTGCCGGCGCGTTCGCCGATGCCGTTGATCGAGCCTTCCACCTGGCGTGCGCCACCCTCGATGGCGGCCAGTGAATTGGCGACGGCCAGGCCCAGGTCGTTGTGGCAGTGTGCGCTGAACACGACCTTGTCGGCGCCCGGCACGCTGGCGATCGCGCGTTCGAACATGCCGCGGATTTCCTCCGGCGTGGTGAAGCCGACGGTGTCCGGCAGGTTGATGGTGGTCGCACCGGCGGCGATGGCGGCCGCGATGGCCTCGTGCAGGAAGTCTTCCTCGGTGCGGGTCGCGTCCTCGGCCGAGAACTCGATCTCATCGACGTGGCCGCGCGCCAGGCGCACGTGCGTGTCGATGGACTGCAGCACCTGCTCGCGGCTCATGCGCAGCTTGTGCTCGCGGTGCAGCGGGCTGGTCGACAGGAACAGGTGCAGGCGCGGCTTCGCGGAGGCCGACAGCGTCCGCAGCGAGGTCTCGATGTCGCCGGGCAGGCAGCGCGACAGCACGACCAGCGTGGTCTCGCGCAGTTCGCGCGCGATCAGCGCATGCGCCTCGCGGTCGGACTGCGAACTGGCGGGGAAGCCGGTTTCGATGGCATCGACGCCAAGGTCGGCGAGGCCACGGGCCATCACCACCTTCTGTTGCGGCGTCATGCTGCAACCCGGGGATTGTTCGCCGTCGCGCAGGGTGGTGTCGAAGATGCGGATCTGCGCGGGAGCGGATGCGGTTGGTGTGTTCACCAGATGGTTTCCTCGTGTACTTCTGTTTCCAGGGCGGCGGCCGGAGTACGGCGCGCGCCGGTCTTGATGGGGGATCTGGGCGTGGCCGCGCGTGGCGTGGCGCGGCCGTGGGCAAGCGAGGGTTCGCCCTCCACGGTGCGCCGGCGCGGCTTGCGCGGCGGTCGGGGGCGCACGTCGGACAGCAGTTGCGCGAGTACCGTGGCGTCGATGTTACCGCCCGAGACGACGGCGCACTTGCGCTTGCCGGCCACGCGACGACCGGCGGCCAGCGCAAGCGCACCGGCACCTTCGGCGATCAGGTGCTCTTCCAGCGCCAGCCGCACCAGCGTTTCGCGCAGTTCGGCTTCGCGCACGGTGACCACGTCGTCGAGCAGCTGCGTGCACAGGCGGCGGGTGATGAAGCCCGGCACCTTCACCCGCACGCCGTCGGCCAACGAGGCGACCGGGTCGACCAGCGAGACGTCGCCCTTCATCGCGCGGATCATCGAATCCACGCCCTCGACCTGCGCGCCGACCACGCGCACGCCTTGCGACTTCAACGCCAGCGCCACGCCCGAGGCCAGGCCGCCGCCGCCGATCGGGACGATGACGACGTCGGGCGTGAAGGGGGCGATCTCGATGCCGACCGTGCCCTGGCCGGCGATCACGTCGGGGTCGTCGAAGGCGGACAGGAAGCGGTAGCCGTTCTGTTCCGCGAGTTCCTTGGCGAAGGCGAAGGCTTCGTCGTAGCTGTTGCCGTGTTGCCTAACCGTGGCGCCCCAGTGCGCCACGCCGGCGATCTTGGTGGCCGGTGCGCCATGTGGCATCACCGTGATGGCCTGCACGCCCAGGCGGTAAGCGGCCCAGGCCAGGCCTTGCGCATGATTGCCGGCGGACGCGGCGATGACCGGACGCTGGTCGCCACGCTCGCGCGCTGCCAGCAGCGCATTCAGCGCGCCGCGGACCTTGTACGACCCGGTGCGCTGCAGGTTTTCCAGTTTCAGCATCACGCCGAAGCGTTCGGCGTGGTGCATCGGGGTCGGCGGCAGGTAACGGCGCAGCCGCGCCTGCGCCGCCAGCACGTCGGCCACGGTGACGACGACGTCGCCTACGTCGGGGTCGGTGCTGGCGGTGGCGCGGCCGGCGTCAGGCATCGCGGCACGGGTGCGGCTGATGTCGAAGAAGACGCCTCCGGACCACGACGTCCGCGTTGGCGGGCGTGGCCTTCATGCGGCGCGGTCCTGGTGGCGACGATCCCTGCTCAGTTCCTGCACGGCACTGAAGGACAGTTCCTCGACGTCGTAGATCTTCAGCAGCTGCTGGCGCAGGGTTTCAGGTGCGCGGGTGCTGTCGATCACCAGCGCCAGCGCCCAGTAGCCTTCGCCGTCGTGGGTGGCGTGCACCGCATGGGGCGGGAAACCGCGGCGCTCGATCATGCCCAGCACGCGCACCAGTGCGCCCTCGGCAGGTTTGAGCTTCAGTTCAAGCCGGTAACGCATTCTTCTTCTCCGGTCCGTCGGCCGCGACGGCAGGCTCGGCGGCGACCTTTGCGGGATTGGCGTCCAGCATCGAGCTGTTGGCGTGGTTCGGCGGCACCAGCGGCCAGACGTTGGCCTTGATGTCGATGGTGACGTGCAGCAGAGCCGGTCCGGGCTGGGCCAGCAGGTTGGCCAAGGCGCCTTCGACTTCATCGCGCAGGCTGATGTGGTGCGCGGGAATGCCGAACACGCGGGCCAGCGCGGCGAAGTCCGGGTTGTCGGACAGGTCGATCTCGCTGTAGCGCTCGGAGAAGAACAGCTCCTGCCACTGCCGCACCATGCCCAGCGCGCTGTTGTCGATCAGCACGATCTTCACCGGCAGCTTGCAGCGGGCGATGGTCGCCAGCTCCTGCACGTTCATCATGAAGCCGCCATCGCCGTTGACCAGGATGACGGTGCGGTCGGGACAGGCGAACTGCGCGCCCATCGCCGCGGGCAGGCCGAAGCCCATCGTGCCCAGCGCACCGCTGGTCAGGTGGTTGCGCGGATGGGTGAACTTGCAGTGCTGCGCCACCCACATCTGGTGCTGGCCCACGTCGCACGCGACGATCGCGTCAGCCGGTGCCACCTCGCTCAGCCGTTTCAGAAGGCCGGGCGCGTAGATGTCGGTACCCGGGGCGTCGTAGCGGAAGCCGAAGCGCTCACGGTTGCCCAGGCAGTGCCTGCGCCACTCGTCGCACGTGCTGCGTGCCGCCTTCAGCGCCTTCAGGCTGGCGGCGATGTCGCCCGGCACCGCGATGTCGGCGGTCCGCAGTTTGCCGATCTCGTAGGCATCGGCATCCACGTGCAGCACGCGGGCGAACGGCGCGAACTCGGCCAGCTTGCCGGTGGCGCGGTCGTCGAAGCGCGCGCCGACCACGATCAGCAGGTCGCATTCCTGCGTGGCCATGTTGGCCGCGCGCGTGCCGTGCATGCCCAGCATGCCCAGGTAATGCGGGTGGTTCGCGGGCAGGGCACCCAGGCCACGCAGCGTCAGCACGGTGGGGATCTTCGTGGCGTCGACGAACTGGCGGAACGCATCGACCGCGTCGGCGATGCCGATGCCGCCGCCGCCGTAGATCAACGGCTTCTCGGCGCCTGCGATGGCCGCCAGCGCATCGGCCAGCTTCGCGTCGTCCGGTGCCGGCAGCGGATCGACGCTGGCTGGCACATGGTCGGGCAGGTGCGAGGCGTCGGACATCTGCACGTCCTTCGGCAGGTCGATCAGCACCGGGCCGGGACGACCTTCGCGCGCGATGCGGAAGGCTTCGCGCACCATGGTCGGCAGGTCGTCCACGCGCCTGGCGACGAAGCTGTGCTTCACGATCGGCAGGGTCAGGCCGAACACGTCCAGTTCCTGGAACGCGTCGGTGCCCATCAGCGTGGTGGCGACCTGGCCGGTCAGGCAGACCATCGGCACCGAATCCAGCATCGCGTCGGCGATGCCGGTGACCAGGTTGGACGCGCCGGGGCCGGAGGTGGCCACGCACACGCCGACCTTGCCGCTCGCGCGCGCATAGCCGTTCGCCGCCAACGCGGCGCCCTGCTCGTGCCGCACCAGAATGTGCTTGAGGTTGGAATCCACCAGCGCGTCGTAGAACGGCATGATGGTGCCGCCGGGATAGCCGAACAGCGTGTCCACGCCCTCGGCTTCCAGGGCGTGGGCCAGCCAGCGGGCGCCATTGCGTGGGGCAGTGGCCGCGGCGGCGTTCATGCGGCGGCCTGCTCGTCTGTATCGGGTTGCGCGGCGTTGGCCTGCAGCCACACCATCTTCGCGCGCAGCTCCTTGCCGACCTTCTCGATCGGGTGGTCCTTGTCCGCCTGCTGGAACTTCTTGTAGTTCGGCAGGCCGGCGTCGTATTCGGCCTGCCAGTTGCGGGTGAAGGTGCCGTTCTGGATGTCGGTCAGCACGTCCTTCATGCGCGCTTTCACCGAGGCGTCGATGACGCGCGGGCCGCTGACGAAGTCGCCGTACTGCGCGGTCTCGGAAATGAATTCCAGCATGCGGGTGATGCCGCCTTCGTAGAACAGGTCGACGATCAGCTTCAGTTCGTGCAGCACTTCGTAGTAGGCGATCTCCGGCTGGTAGCCGGCTTCCACCAGCGTCTCGAAGCCGGCCTGCACCAGCGACGAGGCGCCGCCGCACAGCACGGCCTGCTCGCCGAACAGGTCGGTCTCGGTTTCTTCCTTGAAGGTGGTCTTGATGATGTTGGCGCGTGCGCCGCCCAGGCCGCCGGCATAGGCCAGCGCGAACTGCTCGGCCTTGCCGCTCCTGTCCTGGTAGACGGCGTAGATGCAGGGCACGCCGCGACCGATCTCGTACTCGCGGCGCACCAGCGCGCCCGGGCCCTTCGGCGCGACCAGCACCACGTCCAGGTCGGCGCGCGGTTCGATCATGCCGAAGTGCACGTTGAGGCCGTGCGCGAACAGCAGCACGGCGCCCTGCTTCATGTTGGGCGCCAGCACGTCGGCGTAGAGCTTCTTCTGCACCATGTCCGGCGTCAGCACGGCGACCAGGTCGGCGTCCTTCACCGCATCGGCCGGTGCCTTCACCACGAAGCCATCGGCTTCGGCCTTCGCTTCGGTCGGGCCGCCCGGGCGCAGGCCGACGGTCACGTCGAAGCCGGAATCGCGCAGGTTCAGCGCGTGCGCACGGCCCTGGCTGCCGTAGCCGACGACGGTGATCTTGGGTTGCGGGAGAGCGTTGGCGGTGGTCATGGAGCGGGATTCCTGGAGGTTGAGGTGAAGGGAAAGGCTCTTAAACAAAAAACCCCGCACTTCTCAGTGCGGGGTTTTGCGAATCTGGCGTTGTCTGTTGCTTACGCGCCGGTCCGTCCCGCAGTTGTGGGCGAGGTAATAAGGACGAGTACGAGGACGGAAGCCGCAGCGGGTGCGGTCGGGTCGGTCATCGTGGGCGTGTGGCGCTGCAACATGCGGCAAGGGAAACATGCCGCTGCGAAGCGTGTCAAGCGGTTTTCCCTCCTTTGCGACGATCGGATGATTTCAGTCGATATGGTTGCAACTGAAACCGTGGAAACGCAGCAGAATCAAGGCTTCCCACGTCATCGCCGCACTGCTGGATTTCATGCCCGAGTACCGCTCCAGAACGTCCACCCACGGTCGCAACATGGCCGGTGCCCGCGCATTGTGGCGCGCCACCGGCATGCAGGACGCCGACTTCCACAAGCCCATCGTCGCCATCGCCAACTCCTTCACCCAGTTCGTCCCGGGCCATGTGCACCTCAAGGACCTGGGCCAGTTGGTGGCGCGCGAGATCGAGCGCGTCGGCGGCGTGGCCAAGGAGTTCGACACTATCGCGGTGGACGACGGCATCGCGATGGGCCACGACGGCATGCTGTATTCGCTGCCGTCGCGCGAGGTCATCGCCGACTCCGTCGAGTACATGGTCAACGCGCATTGCGCCGACGCGCTGGTGTGCATCTCCAACTGCGACAAGATCACGCCCGGGATGCTGATGGCCGCGCTGCGGCTGAACATCCCCACCGTGTTCGTGTCGGGCGGGCCGATGGAGGCCGGCAAGACGCGGCTGTCCGAGCACAAGCTCGACCTGGTCGACGCGATGGTCATGGCGGCGGACCCGAACGTATCCGACGAGGAGGTCGCCGCGGTCGAGCGAAGCGCATGCCCCACGTGTGGCTCGTGCTCCGGCATGTTCACCGCCAACTCGATGAACTGCCTGACCGAAGCGCTGGGCCTGTCGCTGCCGGGCAACGGCACGGTGGTGGCCACGCATGCGGATCGCGAACAGCTGTTCCTCCGCGCCGGGCGCGTGGCGGTCGAACTCTGCCACCGCTGGTACGGTGCGGAAGATCCCAGCGCTTTGCCGCGCGGCATCGCCACGTTCGAAGCGTTCGAGAACGCGATGACGCTGGACATTGCGATGGGCGGTTCCACCAACACCATCCTGCATCTACTCGCCGCCGCGCAGGAAGGCGAGGTGCCGTTCGACATGCGCGACATCGACCGCCTGTCGCGACGCGTGCCGCAGCTGTGCAAGGTGGCGCCGAACACGCAGAAGTACCACATCGAAGACGTGCACCGCGCCGGCGGCATCATGGCGATCCTCGGCGAACTCGCACGCGGCGGCTTGCTGCACACCGAGGTCCCGACCGTGCACGCGAAGACACTGGGCGACGCGATCGCGAAGTGGGACGTCGCCACCAACCAGGACGAATCCGTCGCCACGTTCTACAAGGCCGGGCCGGCCGGCATCCCCACCCAGGTCGCCTTCAGCCAGGCCACGCGCTGGCCATCGCTGGATACCGACCGCGCGGAAGGCTGCATCCGCAGCGTCGAACATGCGTTCTCTCAGGAAGGCGGCTTGGCCGTGCTCTACGGCAATATCGCGGTCGACGGCTGCGTGGTGAAGACGGCCGGCGTGGACGAGTCGATCCATGTCTTCGAAGGCACGGCGCGCGTGTTCGAAAGCCAGGACGCAGCGGTGGCCGGCATCCTCGGCGATGAGGTGAAGTCCGGCGATGTCGTCGTGATCCGCTATGAAGGCCCCAAGGGCGGGCCTGGCATGCAGGAAATGCTGTACCCGACCAGCTACCTGAAATCGAAAGGACTCGGGAAGCAATGCGCGCTGCTGACCGACGGGCGTTTTTCCGGCGGCACCTCCGGGCTGTCGATCGGGCATGCGTCGCCGGAAGCGGCGGCGGGTGGTGCGATCGGCCTGGTGCGCGAAGGCGACCGCATCCGCATCGATATCCCGCAGCGTTCGATCTCGCTGCTGGTCTCCGACGACGAACTGGCGACGCGCCGAGCCGAGCAGGACGCGAAGGGCTGGAAGCCCGCGCAGCTGCGCGCGCGCAAGGTCAGCACGGCATTGAAGGCTTACGCCTTGCTCGCCACCAGCGCCGACAAGGGCGCGGTACGCGACAAGCAACTGCTGGATGGTGTCTGATAGCGGGATGACCCGCGCCCTCTTCGTCATCGTCCTGTCGCTGTTGTCCGTCGTGCCTGCGTGGGCCCAGCAGGCGCCACCGCGCGCCTGGGTGATTGCCACCTACGCGTATCCGCAGCGTGACCGCGCTGCCGCGATCCAACCGCTGGCGGACTATCTGGGCCTGCGCGCCCGGCATCCGGTGCGGATCCGCCTGTTCGACTCGCCCACGGCGCTGGTCGATGCGCTGCGGCGTGGCGATGTCGATGTGGCCGTGCCCAATCTGCACGGGTATCTGCAGGCGCGGCGTGCGAGCGAACCCCTGACGGTCCTGCCGGTACCGCAGGTGCCCGCGCTGCAGGCGGACCGCTACCGCGCCGTGCTGATTGCCCGGCAGGGACTGGAAGCGCCGGGTGAACTGGAACGGCAGGCGCAGACGTTGCGTCTGGTTCTGGTCGGTCGCGATTCGGCCTCGGGCGGCTTCGTGCCGGTGCGTGAACTGCGCCGCCGGGGTCTGGAACCGACGACCGCCTTCGCCCATCTCACTTACGTCGGTTCGCACGCGGCGGCACTGGGGGCAGTGGCGTCCGGCGAAGCCGACGTGGCTGCGCTCGCGGCCGATGTCTACGACGCAGGTCGCCCGGCCGGCGTGGTCGAGCTCTGGCGCTCCGATCCCATTCCGCCTGGCCCGCTGCTGTGCCGGCCCGCGGCCGATGTGCCGTGCCAGCAGTTCACGGTCTGGCTGCTCGAGGCCCACGACGAAGCTCCCGCCGTGATGGCCGCGCTGCGGGTGGGCTGGCCCGAGTTTGGCGATGCGCAACGCTTCACCATGCCGGTGCGGGAACTCCTGGATGCCTTGATGATGCAGGTCAAACCCTAGTCAGTGCGCAGCCGGACCGATGTGCCGCGCCAGGAAGGTCTCTAGCGTCCGGTAGAACGCGATGTTGTTGGCGTCGGCATGGAAGCCGTGGCCCTCACCGGGCACCGCCATCCATTCCGGCGCGCGCCCGGCGCGTTCCAGCGCCGTCTGCATGGCTCGGGCTTGGGATATGGGGGCGCGCTCGTCCAGCTCTCCATGCACCAACAGCACCGGTGCTGTGATCTGTGCGGCCAGCGTCGTGGGTGAAGCCGCCACAAGTGCCGCTTCATCGCGACCGATAGTCCGCACGAGGTAGTTGTTGCCGGATTGCGTGCTGCGGATGTCGCCCTTGGCGTACATCATCTTCAGGTCGTACACGCCAGCCAAGCCGGCCGTGCACTTGATCAGGTCCGGCGCCCGCGCCGCCAGCATCAGGGCCGAATAAGCACCGAAGCTGGCACCGTACGCACAGACTCGGCTTCCATCCGCGTATCCCTGTCCAATGGTCCAGCGCAGGCCATCCAGCAGGTCGTCCTGCACCCGCGTGCCCCACTTCAGGTAGCCGGCCTCCTCGAAAGCGCGCCCACGTCCGCCCGAGCCGCGATAGTTCACCTGCAGGACCAGGTAACCACGGCTCGCGAGGAACTGCGCATCCTGGTCGAACGCCCAGTCGTCGCGGATCGCATGCGGGCCGCCGTGCGGCATCACCACGGTCGGCAGGCCGGCAGGCGTGGCGACGCCGGCCGGCAGGGTCATGAACCCTTCCAGTTCCATGCCATCGCTCGCGCGGAAGCGGATAGCGCGACGCTCGCCCATCCGGGCGGCATCCAGGCCTTCGCGGCTTGAGAGCAGCAGCGACGCCTTGCCTTGCGCGCGGTCGAAGAGGTACCAGCTGCCCGGGTCGCGGTCGCTGAAGGCGTACAGCAACGAACGATTGCCGTCGCGGCTGTGGTCCACGTAGGCGACGTAGTGATCGGGAAAGCTGTTGGACAGCGCGTCGTGCAGTTGCGCATCTGGCGACTGGGCGTCGAAGTAGATCGCGCGCGGTTTTCCGTCGGCGATCACGGCGGCGAAGGGCTGCATGGGGGTCGCGCCCCATTCGATGTCGGAGACGCTGCGGAGCGGGTGCTGGGCCAGCACGCGGCGGTCGCGACCGTCCGGCGTGGACACGACCAGCGTCGACGGGCCGCTATTCACGGACTGCAGCGCGTATAGCTGCGAGCCATCAGCGTTGAAGGCGTAAGGCGTCCACACGGTATCCGCCGAATCGGAGGCGGCGGGAGTCCAGTTTCGGCCCTGCGCATCGGCGATGAACAGCACCTGCCGGTCGTTGTCGTCCACGCCCGCAGCGAACCTGGGCACGCCCTGCCGATCCAGCGTGAAACGCAGGTCCTTGACGTCGATGTCGGCGACCAGGCGCCCCGTGGCGTTGCCGGCATCTACGTCGTAAAGCTGGGAGCGTTGCGTGCCGCGCGACAACCGTCGCATGTAGAAGCGGCCATTGGGCGTCGCGAGCAGGCCCTCGATGTAGCCGAAGCCGGCTTCGATGCCCGCCGTCCGTAAAGTCTGCTGATAGCCGAACAGGTACTTCTGGTTCTTGCCGTCGGCGTCGGTCGCGATGATGTCGCCCATGGGGACGGGGGCCTCTCGTGATCCCACTTGTC encodes the following:
- a CDS encoding S9 family peptidase: MMGFTMWAAIGVLLTACIAPAGAEALVPIETFAAANRLHSPRLSPDGTHLAITADLGDGHHALMVHRTDDMQRTALLRLPRYELPTQVAWVSDNRLVLAKGRQVGSREAPVPMGDIIATDADGKNQKYLFGYQQTLRTAGIEAGFGYIEGLLATPNGRFYMRRLSRGTQRSQLYDVDAGNATGRLVADIDVKDLRFTLDRQGVPRFAAGVDDNDRQVLFIADAQGRNWTPAASDSADTVWTPYAFNADGSQLYALQSVNSGPSTLVVSTPDGRDRRVLAQHPLRSVSDIEWGATPMQPFAAVIADGKPRAIYFDAQSPDAQLHDALSNSFPDHYVAYVDHSRDGNRSLLYAFSDRDPGSWYLFDRAQGKASLLLSSREGLDAARMGERRAIRFRASDGMELEGFMTLPAGVATPAGLPTVVMPHGGPHAIRDDWAFDQDAQFLASRGYLVLQVNYRGSGGRGRAFEEAGYLKWGTRVQDDLLDGLRWTIGQGYADGSRVCAYGASFGAYSALMLAARAPDLIKCTAGLAGVYDLKMMYAKGDIRSTQSGNNYLVRTIGRDEAALVAASPTTLAAQITAPVLLVHGELDERAPISQARAMQTALERAGRAPEWMAVPGEGHGFHADANNIAFYRTLETFLARHIGPAAH